Proteins encoded together in one Halococcus agarilyticus window:
- a CDS encoding DNA-directed RNA polymerase subunit N encodes MMVPVRCFTCGKVVGEHWEPFEARVEDGEDPADVLDDLGVDRHCCRRMLVSHSDLVDIVAPYQ; translated from the coding sequence ATGATGGTGCCCGTGCGGTGTTTCACCTGCGGGAAGGTCGTCGGCGAGCACTGGGAGCCGTTCGAGGCGCGGGTCGAGGACGGCGAGGACCCGGCCGACGTGCTCGACGACCTCGGCGTGGACCGGCACTGCTGTCGCCGAATGCTGGTGTCGCACTCCGACCTCGTCGACATCGTGGCCCCCTATCAGTGA
- the eno gene encoding phosphopyruvate hydratase — translation MTLVTEIRLRRILDSRGNPTVEAEVTTESGGFGRAAAPSGASTGAHEATSLPAGEAIASARKHAVPRIEGQVYAGDQRSVDAALRAADGTDDFGEIGANSAVAISMAAAHAAADALGAPLYQHLGGAFRGNDFPTPLGNVIGGGEHAARATHIQEFLAAPVGAPSVADAVFANAQVHAAVGEILADRDVPAAKGDEGAWAPAIEDSEAFEIVAEATEQIADEVGFDIGFGLDVAATELYDADEGVYRYGDTERTPDEQIEYVADLVDEYDLVYVEDPLDEEDFDGFADLTDRVGDETLICGDDLFVTNVERLDRGIEAGAANALLVKPNQIGTLSDAFDATERAVESGLAPVISHRSGETEDTTIAHLAVATAAPFVKTGAVGGERTAKLNELIRTEETA, via the coding sequence ATGACGCTCGTCACCGAGATCCGACTCCGCCGAATTCTCGACTCCCGTGGGAACCCCACGGTCGAGGCCGAAGTCACCACCGAGTCGGGCGGGTTCGGCCGGGCGGCCGCACCGAGCGGCGCGAGCACCGGCGCGCACGAGGCGACCTCGCTGCCCGCGGGCGAGGCGATCGCGAGCGCGCGCAAGCACGCCGTCCCGCGGATCGAGGGCCAGGTGTACGCCGGCGATCAGCGCTCGGTCGACGCCGCGCTGCGTGCAGCCGACGGCACCGACGACTTCGGTGAGATCGGCGCGAACAGCGCGGTGGCAATCTCGATGGCTGCCGCACACGCCGCGGCCGACGCTCTCGGCGCACCCCTGTACCAGCACTTAGGGGGTGCGTTCCGCGGGAACGACTTTCCCACGCCGCTCGGCAACGTGATCGGCGGCGGCGAGCACGCGGCCCGTGCGACCCACATCCAGGAGTTCCTCGCCGCACCGGTGGGCGCACCCAGCGTCGCGGACGCGGTGTTCGCGAACGCGCAGGTTCACGCCGCAGTCGGCGAGATCCTCGCCGATCGGGACGTTCCCGCGGCGAAAGGTGACGAGGGTGCGTGGGCTCCCGCGATCGAGGATAGCGAGGCGTTCGAGATCGTCGCCGAAGCCACGGAGCAGATCGCCGACGAGGTCGGCTTCGACATCGGGTTCGGCCTCGACGTGGCGGCGACCGAACTCTACGACGCCGACGAGGGTGTCTACCGCTACGGCGACACCGAGCGAACGCCCGACGAGCAGATCGAGTACGTCGCGGACCTCGTCGACGAGTACGATCTCGTCTACGTCGAGGACCCGCTCGACGAGGAGGACTTCGACGGGTTCGCCGACCTGACCGATCGGGTGGGTGATGAAACCCTGATCTGTGGCGACGACCTGTTCGTGACGAACGTCGAGCGGCTCGATCGCGGGATCGAGGCGGGCGCGGCGAACGCCCTCCTCGTGAAACCGAACCAGATCGGGACGCTCTCGGACGCGTTCGACGCGACCGAGCGCGCCGTCGAGAGCGGGCTCGCGCCCGTGATCTCGCACCGATCCGGCGAGACCGAGGACACCACGATCGCACACCTCGCCGTCGCGACCGCCGCACCGTTCGTCAAGACGGGCGCAGTCGGCGGCGAGCGCACAGCCAAGCTAAACGAACTCATCAGAACCGAGGAAACCGCATGA
- a CDS encoding 50S ribosomal protein L18e, translating into MSKTNPRLTSLITELKSTARESDSPVWRAVADRLEKPRRTHAEVNLGRIERYAKEEETVVVPGKVLGSGVLEKPVTVAAVDFSGTAETKIDQVGESLPLEECIEQNPEGSDVRVIR; encoded by the coding sequence ATGAGCAAGACCAATCCGAGGCTCACGAGTCTCATCACTGAACTGAAATCGACCGCCCGCGAGTCGGACAGTCCCGTCTGGCGGGCGGTCGCCGACCGTCTGGAGAAGCCCCGGCGCACCCACGCCGAGGTCAACCTCGGTCGGATCGAACGCTACGCCAAGGAGGAAGAGACAGTCGTCGTGCCGGGCAAGGTGCTCGGCAGCGGCGTCCTCGAAAAGCCCGTCACCGTGGCGGCAGTCGACTTCTCCGGTACGGCCGAAACGAAGATCGATCAAGTCGGGGAGTCGCTCCCGCTGGAGGAGTGCATCGAACAGAACCCCGAGGGTTCGGACGTCCGGGTGATCCGATGA
- a CDS encoding 50S ribosomal protein L13, with protein MNAAEFEPDVVVDARDCILGRVASQVAERALDGERVAVVNAEEAVITGGTDDVMGVFEDRADLGSDSGPYYPKRPDRIMKRSIRGMLPYKNPRGREAFERVRVYVGDPFEDDAAVLDGTSLDRLSNTKFVQLGDVSENLGANVTW; from the coding sequence ATGAACGCCGCGGAGTTCGAACCCGACGTCGTGGTCGACGCCCGGGACTGCATCCTGGGGCGGGTCGCGAGCCAGGTCGCCGAACGCGCCCTCGATGGCGAGCGCGTCGCCGTGGTCAACGCCGAGGAGGCGGTCATCACGGGCGGCACCGACGACGTGATGGGCGTCTTCGAGGACCGCGCCGACCTCGGCTCGGACAGCGGGCCGTACTACCCCAAACGCCCCGACCGGATCATGAAACGCTCGATCCGCGGGATGCTTCCATACAAAAACCCGCGCGGTCGCGAGGCGTTCGAGCGCGTGCGGGTCTACGTCGGCGATCCCTTCGAGGACGACGCGGCAGTTCTCGACGGGACCTCGCTGGATCGGCTGTCGAACACCAAGTTCGTCCAACTGGGCGACGTGAGCGAGAACCTCGGAGCCAACGTCACATGGTAA
- a CDS encoding DNA-directed RNA polymerase subunit K has product MASQRYNRYEKARIIGARALQIAYGAPVLIGTDSTEPILIAAEEYDAGVLPFTVNRGQQ; this is encoded by the coding sequence ATGGCGAGCCAACGCTACAATCGATACGAGAAGGCCCGGATCATCGGCGCGCGCGCGCTCCAGATCGCCTACGGCGCGCCCGTGCTGATCGGGACCGATAGCACGGAGCCGATCCTGATCGCGGCCGAGGAGTACGACGCCGGCGTGTTGCCCTTCACGGTGAATCGAGGCCAGCAATGA
- a CDS encoding 30S ribosomal protein S9, with protein MVTNTSGKKKTAIARATVSEGEGRVRVNAKPVELIEPELARLKMLEPFRIAEERRESVDISVDVEGGGTVGQADAVRTAIARGLVEHANDAELRDAYMEFDRSLLVNDVRQSESKKWGGPGARARYQKSYR; from the coding sequence ATGGTAACGAACACCTCAGGCAAGAAGAAGACCGCGATCGCGCGAGCCACCGTCTCGGAGGGCGAGGGTCGCGTGCGCGTGAACGCGAAACCAGTCGAACTGATCGAGCCCGAGCTGGCACGGCTGAAGATGCTCGAACCGTTCCGCATCGCGGAGGAGCGCCGCGAGAGCGTCGACATCTCCGTCGACGTGGAGGGCGGCGGCACCGTCGGCCAGGCCGACGCGGTCCGGACCGCGATCGCGCGCGGGCTCGTCGAGCACGCGAACGACGCCGAACTCCGCGACGCGTACATGGAGTTCGACCGGTCGCTGCTCGTGAACGACGTCCGCCAGTCCGAGTCTAAGAAATGGGGCGGCCCGGGCGCACGGGCACGCTACCAGAAGTCCTATCGCTAA